One segment of Panicum virgatum strain AP13 chromosome 3K, P.virgatum_v5, whole genome shotgun sequence DNA contains the following:
- the LOC120696945 gene encoding zinc-finger homeodomain protein 3-like, giving the protein MYLSGAQGELPVPMAMHGGGGGSPYLGLHHGHHHEHPQQHSHGPNGRHMSPPEPEEAKKRQLAVVPVGAVGGGVAGGVRYRECLKNHAAAIGGSATDGCGEFMPAGEEGSLDALRCSACGCHRNFHRKEPPGGDARQLHGHGHGHHHPLSPLAAAHHHRGLLVAALPPAPTRMVMPLSAAMQAHHSAASAESDDARAQQPPARKRFRTKFTAEQKARMLGFAEEAGWRLQKLDDAAVQRFCQEVGVKRRVLKVWMHNNKHTLARRGQEGGDDPPEHLGQLAGGMPLPEPGGPGRSPSPSRSPPPQQLRLD; this is encoded by the coding sequence ATGTATCTTTCCGGGGCGCAGGGCGAGCTGCCGGTGCCGATGGCaatgcacggcggcggcggaggctcgccGTACCTGGGCCTGCACCACGGGCACCACCACGAGCACCCGCAGCAGCATAGCCACGGCCCGAACGGGCGGCACAtgtcgccgccggagccggaggaggcgaagAAACGGCAGCTGGCGGTGGTGCCCGTGGGCGCGGTTGGCGGAGGCGTGGCCGGTGGGGTGAGGTACCGCGAGTGCCTGAAGAACCACGCGGCGGCCATCGGCGGGAGCGCGACGGACGGGTGCGGCGAGTTCAtgccggcgggggaggaggggtcGCTGGACGCGCTCCGGTGCTCGGCGTGCGGGTGCCACCGCAACTTCCACCGCAAGGAGCCGCCGGGCGGCGACGCGCGGCAGCtgcacgggcacgggcacgggcaccACCATCCGCTGAgcccgctggcggcggcgcaccaccACCGGGGCctgctggtggcggcgctgcccccggcgccGACGCGCATGGTGATGCCGCTGAGCGCTGCCATGCAGGCGCACCacagcgcggcgtcggcggagtCCGACGACGCGCGGGcgcagcagccgccggcgcGGAAGCGGTTCCGCACCAAGTTCACGGCGGAGCAAAAGGCCCGCATGCTGGGGTTcgcggaggaggccgggtgGCGGCTGCAGAAGCTGGACGACGCGGCGGTGCAGCGCTTCTGCCAGGAGGTGGGCGTCAAGCGGCGCGTCCTCAAGGTGTGGATGCACAACAACAAGCACACCCTGGCGCGGCGCGGGCAGGAGGGCGGCGACGACCCGCCGGAGCATCTCGGGCAGCTCGCCGGAGGCATGCCGCTCCCGGAGCCCGGCGGGCCCGGGCGGAGCCCCAGCCCCAGccggagcccgccgccgcagcagctccGGCTGGATTAA